The segment GAGGAGCTGGCCCGGGAGTGGATCGACCAGCTGGCCCCGCTGGTGTGGCACGCCGCCGAGCGACCCGAGGCGGTCGAGGACGTACGCGCGATGCGCCGCAGGATCATCGACAACGTGCCGGCCCGCGAGCTCGACCGCGAGATCAAGCGCGGGCCGGGCGGGCTGCGCGACATCGAGTTCGCGGTGCAGCTGCTCCAGCTCGTGCACGGCCGCGTGGACGAATCGCTGCGCGTGCCCGGCACGCTGCCGGCGCTGCGCGCCCTTGTCGCCGGCGGCTACGTCGGCCGCGCGGACGGCGAGGCGCTGCTGCGCGGGTACCGCTTCCTGCGCTCCGTTGAGCACCGGCTGCAGCTGCAGGCGCTGCGCCGCACCCACACCGTGCCGACCGACCCGACCGCCGTCCGCTGGCTCGCGCACGCGTTGGGGTACACGGCCATGCCGGGGCGCGAGGCCGTCGAGTCGTTCCGCGCCGACTGGGTCTCGCACGCCGCCGAGGTACGCCGCCTGCACGCCAAGCTGCTCTACCGACCGCTGCTGGAGGCGGTCGCCCGGGTGCCGGCCGAAGGGCTGCGCATGGTGCCCGAGTCGGCCGCGAAGCGCCTGCGCGTGCTGGGCTTCGAGCCGGCGAACGCGCTGCGCCACATCGAGGCGCTGACCGGTGGCCTGTCCCGCACGGCGGCCATCCAGCGGACACTGCTTCCGGTGCTGCTGCAGGAGTTCGCCGACGCGCCGGAGCCCGACCGCGGGCTGCTCAGCTACCGGCAGGTCTCCGACAAGCTCGGCGGCAGCCCCTGGTACCTGCGCCTGCTGCGCGACGAGGGTCCGGTCGCGCTGCGGCTCGCGCGCGTGCTCGGCCTGTCCCGGTACGCGGTCGACCTGCTCGCCCGCGATCCCGAGGCGCTGCGCCTGCTCGCCGACGACGCGGAGCTCGTGCCGCGGCAGCGCGACGTGCTCCGCGAGGGGTTCGTCGCGGCGGCGGAGCGGCACGGCGTCCTACAGGAAGCGATCGGAGCGGTGCGCGCGCTGCGCCGCCGCGAGCTGTTCCGCATCGCCTGCGCGGACGTCCTCGCCCACGCCGGCACGCTCGCGCCCGCGCAGCCGGTCGACATCACGGCCGTCGGCAGTGCACTGTCCCATGTGGCCGATGCGACGCTCGGCGCCGCGCTGCGGGCCGCCCGCGCCTCGGTGCCGGCGCTGCCGGGGCTGCGGTTCGCCATCATCGGCATGGGCCGGCTCGGCGGGTACGAGATGAGCTACCCTTCCGACGCCGACGTGCTCTTCGTGTACGACCCGCCGGCCGGTGTGCCCGAAGACGGGGCGAGCGCCGCCGCGCACGCGATCGCCGAGGAGCTGCGCCGCCAGCTCGGCCGCCCGGCGCCCGACCCGCCGCTCGGCGTCGACGCCGACCTGCGCCCCGAGGGACGGCAGGGCCCGCTCGTGCGCAGCCTCGCCGCGTACGCGCAGTACTACGCCCGCTGGTCGAAGGTGTGGGAGGCGCAGGCACTGCTGCGCGCCCGGTGGGTGGCCGGCGACGAGGCGCTGGGACGCGAGTTCGAGGCGCTCGCCGACACCATCCGGTACCCGCGGGACGGCCTCACCCGCGAGCAGATCACCGAGATCCGCCGCATCAAGGCGCGGGTCGAGACCGAGCGCCTGCCCCGCGGCGCCGACCCGGCCACCCACGCCAAGCTGGGCCGCGGCGGACTGGCCGATGTGGAGTGGGCGGTACAGCTGACGCAGCTGCGCCACGCGCGGGCGGTGCCGGAGCTACGCTGCACGCGCACGATCGACGCGCTCACCGCCGCCCACACGGCCGGGCTGGTGCCGACGGGCGACGCCGAGGCGATGGCCGCCGGCTGGACGCTCGCCGCCCGCGTCCGCAACGCGCTGACGCTGGTCCGCGGCCGCCCGACCGACCAACTGCCCCGGCACGGCGTCGAGCTGGCCGGCGTCGTGCGGCTGCTCCACGGCAACGACCCGGGCGAGTTCCTCGACTACTACCTGCGCACGACCCGACGATCGCGCGCCGCCTGCGAACGCGTCCTCGCCAGCTGAGCCAATCTTTCGAGATTGCCCAGGTCGGGGACGTATTGATCGGAAAGCCCGCTAGATCACTGGCGTTGGTCACCAAGGCGGTGGCATGCTAAGCCTCGGGACAGCCCCGGGAGGTGCGGGTGACTGGATTGCCAGAGCAGGACCGGCCCGTCGACGGCCCCACCGCCGTCCGGATCATCGTGGGTGCCCAGCTCCGCCAGCTGCGTGAGGAGCGGGGGCTGACCAGGGCGGAAGCTGGCGAGACCATCCGTGCTTCTGAGTCGAAGCTCAGCCGGATGGAGCTGGGTCGGGTCGGCTTCAAGGTGCGCGACGTCAAAGACCTCCTCACGCTGTACGGGGTTGACGACGAGACCGAGCGTGAGGCCGTGCTGGCCCGCGTCCGGCAGGCCAACGAGCCTGGCTGGTGGCAGCCGTACAGCGACGTGACGCCCAACTGGTTCCAGCGCTACCTCGGCCTGGAGGCGACCGCCTCGCTGATCCGGACCTACGAGGTCGCGTTCGTGCCGGGGCTGCTGCAGACCGAGGAGTACGCGCGGGCGGTCATGCGCCTCAACCACGGCGTCGGCCAGCTCGAAGAGGTGGAGCGGCGCGTCCGGCTCCGCCTGGAGCGCCAGCAGGTGCTCACCCGGCCGGACCCGCCGCGGCTGTGGGCGGTGGTCGACGAGGCG is part of the Phytohabitans houttuyneae genome and harbors:
- a CDS encoding helix-turn-helix domain-containing protein translates to MTGLPEQDRPVDGPTAVRIIVGAQLRQLREERGLTRAEAGETIRASESKLSRMELGRVGFKVRDVKDLLTLYGVDDETEREAVLARVRQANEPGWWQPYSDVTPNWFQRYLGLEATASLIRTYEVAFVPGLLQTEEYARAVMRLNHGVGQLEEVERRVRLRLERQQVLTRPDPPRLWAVVDEAALRRPVGGKRVMRDQLESLISVVIKAPNVSLQVVPLAAGGYAAAGSPFTILRFPQASLPDVVYMEQLAGALYLDKREDVDHYFDAVNRLFVEAAPVRDTVRILDRIIHDLDEAPD
- a CDS encoding bifunctional [glutamine synthetase] adenylyltransferase/[glutamine synthetase]-adenylyl-L-tyrosine phosphorylase; protein product: MTKPSSARLARFGFGLSSDIDRAAELLGPDGLGLWDQAAQEPTGEPAAELLTALSRAADPDLALRQLHRLAEADSRQDGTLLTTMTRDAGLRRRLVAVLGASSALGDHLVANPEHWGALVTGEDGVAPNGDGGLRLATPTVPALRTAYRLALLRIAAADLTGGRGLEQTMASLSALADATLGAAYGIAVAELPAGTEPPRLAVVAMGKCGGNELNYVSDVDVIFVAATDADLSAGTTVAARLIAICGQVAWQVDAALRPEGSRGPLVRTLASHLSYYRRWARTWEFQALLKARPAAGDEELAREWIDQLAPLVWHAAERPEAVEDVRAMRRRIIDNVPARELDREIKRGPGGLRDIEFAVQLLQLVHGRVDESLRVPGTLPALRALVAGGYVGRADGEALLRGYRFLRSVEHRLQLQALRRTHTVPTDPTAVRWLAHALGYTAMPGREAVESFRADWVSHAAEVRRLHAKLLYRPLLEAVARVPAEGLRMVPESAAKRLRVLGFEPANALRHIEALTGGLSRTAAIQRTLLPVLLQEFADAPEPDRGLLSYRQVSDKLGGSPWYLRLLRDEGPVALRLARVLGLSRYAVDLLARDPEALRLLADDAELVPRQRDVLREGFVAAAERHGVLQEAIGAVRALRRRELFRIACADVLAHAGTLAPAQPVDITAVGSALSHVADATLGAALRAARASVPALPGLRFAIIGMGRLGGYEMSYPSDADVLFVYDPPAGVPEDGASAAAHAIAEELRRQLGRPAPDPPLGVDADLRPEGRQGPLVRSLAAYAQYYARWSKVWEAQALLRARWVAGDEALGREFEALADTIRYPRDGLTREQITEIRRIKARVETERLPRGADPATHAKLGRGGLADVEWAVQLTQLRHARAVPELRCTRTIDALTAAHTAGLVPTGDAEAMAAGWTLAARVRNALTLVRGRPTDQLPRHGVELAGVVRLLHGNDPGEFLDYYLRTTRRSRAACERVLAS